TCACTGAAAATGATTCTGTTTTGGATCTAAAGATGACTCGGATCATAGAAATGCAACACAACAAAGATGCAGATAAGAAAGAGAGAATGCCTGGTTCATGGTTGCTTCCTTTTGGTGTATCTCCTGCAACTGCCCATATCAAAAGAATCTGGTGCTGTACAGTTCTCTCTTCTTTAAACATGTGCATTATTTGGGGGAGGAACTTATTAtggatgaaataatatatttaaagggCAAGAAGACTGTTGTGTTCTATCATCTTCTTTGGAAGTTGAGGTATTTAATTGCCAGAGCAAATACCACAGCAAAGAGGACGCAGAAACCAACGACCATGACTGCAACTACACCCAGGAACTCATGCCTGAAACCAAAGTGGTGCTTCAGGAACAGCTTTATGCTCATTGAGTGAATACCATCTGAAAGATTCATGGGCGCATCTACGTCCCCAAACTGGGAAGTAAGTAGGCCATACAAAGTCCATGATATTGGATCAGCCCAGTAATACCATCTCCACCACCCAGGTATTCTCTGCATCGAACAAAACTGAGTTACATTATTCCCCATGAGGACATCAATGATACAAATGTAAAATGAAATCATTTCCCATGAAAAATGTCAAGATAATAATCCCCACAAACAACACTCGGTTTCTCGATCCGAACTTGCACAAATCGGGGTTGGTGATGGGACAAGTTTCATGGTGCAGAAGGGTAGGCTAATATTGGGGTGCAAACTGCTGCAGCCCAGAAAATGGTGTTTGGAAGTGTCTTGACTAGCTGGTGATTGTAACCGCAGAAAAAGTcatgagaagaggaagaggaagatgatgaaTTGCAGGTATAGATGAGAATGTCGTATGAAATACTACGATAGAGATTTCAATGGAATGTCGATTTAGAAAATGAGAGAATATATTCGCTTGATTATTGTCATATGAAACTCGTTGACAAAGATGAAATAATGACTGACATCATTACTACTGTATGTACCACAACAACTCATGTTCTTTGTTACATATGTGCGATTGAGGACCACAAATTCCAAAGGGCATTAAGATCAGTAGTCAAGggaaacaaaaatattaaaaaatttcccATACCTGAAATATCATGACTAATTTGCAATTGTGGTCTATATTATCTATCTATATGAGACATGACTTTCTATCCAGCACTTGAGGAAAATTTGCTTCAGCTGTGATTAACTAGATTCTCAAAATCATCTTAATCTTTATGGTAGAATCAAAATGATGAAACTTAACTTCACAACCCAATGAAACACATGCAACAGATGATACTTGATGTTTctaaggaaaaaaagaagaattttCAAATGTTTAAGTATCATAAAAACCACCCAATAGCTAGGGGAGAGACAGCAAAATAAATGGCTTTTATGTAACTGAATCTAATTCTATCATTTCAGAAGTTACTAAAACAACAGATGAAGAGACTAAAAAATATACATTTGACAAAGCAACTAAGGAACAATTGCAACGTCCATGAAGAATAACAATCAATAGGGATAAAGTATTCTATTATGTGTAATTACCGATTGGTGTCAATTCTTACTTCTAGGATAAATAACAAGAACTCGAAGTTGGTAATGTGAAAAAAACAAGACAAAAGATGTGGGTAATTTCCTGTTGTCACACTTGGAAATTGTACATTAAAGGGTAAACATGAAATCCGGAATGCTAGCTAGAGGGAGGATGCCTTTGCTACATGAGCTCTCATGTCTCTCCCAGAACATAGCGTCATGTAAACACCAACATGTGGGAGACAGTCCATGATTGACACTAATCAAACTAGTTGACTATTGAACTTCATTTTCAAGATAGATAATGATATAAGAAGCTAAATCTTAACCTTTTTTCCACTTTTGGCAATATAAACATTAATATCAAGCAATACTATTTTATAAGTTGTATTCTGATCGACCTGTATCTGCCATTTATCTCGTTGCAAAATTGGACTCTTGGATGTATGTCTGAATTTGATTCTTGTACCCATATCCCTATTTCATACTGAAAGAGAAATTCCTTGTTGATCGATTTTAACTCATAAAACAAGGAGATACATGGAAATAATGATCGATTCTTAGATAAACAACTCTATTaaaatctaagaaacaaaatttcatataaaatagttaAAATGGTACAAAGTCCTCTAatacaaactaaacatataaagatgCAGTAGTTTTATTACCTGATGCGTGATCATGAACCCACTAAAGAGATTCCATAGTGTATAAAATGGTGCAGCAATTATCGGTGCAACAGTATGATTTGGAGTTATTGCGATCGTCATCATGCCGAAGAAGGTGAAGTACAATAAAGTGAAATACATAAAGAATATATACCACAAATACTTAGCCAGGCTCCACTCAAAAGAGCCCATACAGTAAAATATGGTGCCATAGACAAGTGTCTGTACAAGCACATATGGAAATTCGATAGAAACCTGCCCATAAAAAAGTGCACTGATTAGTTAAATGTCTAAAATGCAcgagtaaaaataaaaaagttttttttgacgataaaaataaaaaagcttgAAGTACATGAGACCTGAGCAAATGCAAATGGTAGAGCCGAGTACATTCCAGCTGCTCTCTCCCTGTAGGAAACAAACCTTTCTATGGAAACCACAGGTTGAACTGCAGTGGCATTGGTAATACCAATGAACAAGACAGCAGCATACATGGATCCCATGGCATTAAAGATATCCTGTTGTTTTTGCCTGCAAAAAGAGTGAAGACAAGTAATATTGAAAGTAAGAAAATATAAAAGGGGAAAATGTAAACAATTCTGAATATTGGCTTCCACCCATTGAATGAGTCAAATCAGAATATCCATACTTATATTCTTTCGAGTAAGAGGAGTTGTCACCCATtaattaaaagaataaatatataACATACGAGGGTTGTCAATTATAGAGAATGTAGGGGAGTTTATATCAAAATGCCTGTAAACAAGTATTACATAGTAAAGCAGTTTCAACAAAGAGTTCAAGTCCTTAAGTAAAGATGGGTGGTCAAATGCATGAGACTTCCACCGACAAGCAGAAAGTTTATTCCTGTGACTCCCACTATGGTAACTCATTTCACATAACAGAATCCTTAGCATACATTATGTCTCAAATTTAGCTCAAGGTTAAACATAGGGGTCAATATATCCAGCCTTAACTctataaataaaaagattatttttgtgAACCCTGGCAGTAAATGAGAGAATTTTACTCTAGTACCAAGCCTCATCTCTCTGAAAACATCTTGCGTGAAGAATACAAGGTCATAGCATCCAAAAAAAATACATCACAGAAGTGCTATACCGATCAGATTTCTGCACAACCATCAGAAATGATTTACTTCCGAATTCTGAATAAACTGGTAACTATAATAAAATATTGTATATCAACCAAACCAGATGTAAGTATCAAAGTCCTGTAGAAATATAAGAAAAAACAATCATGTGTAACACTCCATAAGTACCTTTTGGAGCCAAAACCCCAGCAGATAGTTCCAAACATCAAAGATATGATGACAGTGTAGAAGAAACGGACTGCTGTGTACTGAGGATTCCTCCAATAAGAGAGATTCTGCTTCCAAAGGCAAGCACGATATTGGGCAAGAAATGACTGTGAATACTTGGTTGGAAAACTCAGTTCTTTTGTTTCACTGTTTGGTTTGCTCAGATTCTCCACCAAATCCTTATTCTGTCTGGAAAACATAGAGCCCACAAAAAATGAAACAAAACCAACTGTTAGAAAGAGTCCCAATAGTTTTGGCAAAAACTAGACTTTTGAAATGAACAAGGATGTGATCTCCTTTTCCAAGACATACcgaaataattttgattttctaTAATAATCAGCAAAATCCATGCCTAGGCGATTTTCCAACATAAGACTAGTCACTTCAAGCATCCATGCAGCAGGATTATAGCCATCCTTGATCTTAGGAACTCCAGGAATTGCCTAACCATTCAAGATCAAATGCATCTCATGAAAAAACTTATCCAACTCTTGAGAAGAAAATATGAAGAGCAGAGAAAAAATCATAACCAACCTCGAAAAACTCAACTAGCTTGCGAGATTTGGGACCTAAAGGACCAGCATAAATAAGTTCTCCTCCATGCTTCATGAACAGAAGCTGTAAACATTCATGAAATATAAGAGAACcagaaaaaaagcaaaaatttcaCATAATACATAGTTACATACCATTTCTAAACAAGTGAGAGATATCTAATATAAAGCAGATTTTCCTTTTGTTTGCCTGTGGTTTCTGAAAGCATAAATTTTAGGcatattacttgctaaattttcactcTGAAGGATCTTCAATGAAACTTTATTGGCAGACAGGAAATAATACAAGGCAATTCTCTCAATCATTGCACCTTGGTTTATGGTGTTGATGACTAAGAGTGTGCAGCATGTATACAAAGTGAAAGGTCGGATTATGCACATACAAAAATGATAAAGGCAAATAACCAAATTATGTTGAGATTTCCTTAGAGTGAGTATaactttatatattaaaaaaaagaatctttaaattaaaaatagagAAAGTGAAAacctcatcgaaggactcaaagaTGTCTATGCTTGGCTGATGAATTGTGCACACGATTGTTCGCCCAGTGTTAACTATATTTCTAACAGTTCTCATGACAATTGCTGCAGCTCTGGCATCCAATCCTGATGTTGGTTCATCCATGAAGACTATAGAAGGGTTTGCAACAAGCTCCACAGCTATCGTCAACCTTTTGCGCTGTTCTGTGGACAACCCGTTGATCCCTGGAAGGCCAACAAGGGCTCCACTTAAGGAAGTAAGTTCCACAAGTTCCATTACCTCTTTCACAAAAACCTGCAAAAACCCTCTTGTGAATTGTTAAATGAGATGTCaatgcaaaaataaataaatacaaatgATTTAAGGTGATACCCTTCGAGTGTCCGGATCAACATGAGAAGGCAAACGAAGCCATGCTGAAAATAGTAGTGATTCTATTACAGTCATACAAGGAGAATGGACATCATTCTGCTCACAATATCCAGAGATTCTTGCAAATGTTGCTTGATTTTTTGGAAAACCAGAAATTGTTATGCTACCTTCAATATATCCGCCAGTTTTCCTACCAGCCAAAACATCCATTAGGGTAGTTTTACCAGCACCACTTACTCCAACAAGTGCTGTCAGTACACTAGGCCTGAATGCTCCAGTCACATTAACCAATAATTGTAGCCGATCCTCTAATATACCCTGTTGCTTCAGTTCCTGCCAGCAGGATTGAATAAGAATCATGAAACATGTGAAGGCACTTAACATGGAAAGGGCAAGAGAAAGAAGTGCATAGACCTACCAGTGGTACATCAACATAGTAGTTAATATTGCTGAAACTCATGGAAAGAGGTTGAAAAGGTAAAACCATGCCCTTCTGTAATTCCTTACCATTTGTTCCTGTATGAAGAAAGAATAACACAATTTTCACAGAAGTAAAATGGAGCCACAATAAGTGTTGCCACCTACGTAATGAAGTAAAATTACAAGGCCATCCAGTTCAAAAATACTATATCATCTTAGAAATCCAAATTAACAAGCCAAACTGTAATATGAGTAGATAAACTGTAGATTATCAAAGGAAAACACcaaaatatttctcaagttctgtGCCCAGAGTCCTAACCTGTTTGTATGTTTGGGCTCAAATAAGACCTTAATTCAATGACAAGTTTCTCCCCTTTCCTCCTTTTCTCCCTCTCTTGCAGTTCACTTTTTGACACCACAGCTTGTTGCTTTCCTAGCGCTGCACATATTTAAATGAATATAATATCCAGAAAGTTAGCACTAAGAAAATTGACATACGCTTCTCGGTTCAACGGAACTTACGATTAAGGTAGGTCAAGAACAGAGTAAAAAGGATGTTGAATAGGATTGTGTAGCCAAATAATGCACAGATTCCAATCCAGAACCAATAACTTTCAGTAAACATGCCATATTCTTTCAATGCTGATTCACCTAAAGTAATGTTATCCTTGGCAACTTTCTGCAACAACAGAAATTCATGCATAAGGATCACATCTAATCGCTATCAACATGACATTTTTAgaataagaaataaatacaaaatCTTTGTGTAACTAATCATTATCAGTAGAATGAAAGACATCAGCAGGCAAATTAACTCATTTGACATTTCTTCTACATTGCAATGTGccttcatgtatgaatttatgtgGAAACAAAAGGATGTTCATTGGACGGAGTAATGGACATAAGGATGATTATCCTCCTTGCAACTTGACATCTAAAGTTTTCCTTTTACTATCACACAACCGTAGCTCATCAAACATTCTGCATTCCAAAAGCTCTTACAATTTCCTACATATTTGATCAGTTACTTCATATTCAGTTTTTGACTGGTCATACTGGAAGGTTGCATGTTCTTGATTTTTCACAAAATAAACAGCTTTTATTAGTCAGATCTGTAAAAAGAATAAGCAAACAACTTCTCATATTGTATCTAATATAATTATGAACTGCTTGAGTCACTGTATAGGTTACttcattataatttttaatcaaCTAAGTTAAATCATATGGTCATCAGTAACAATTAtgagagaaaaaggaaaatagaaaaaaaattgtgATACTAATTGAAAGCAACAGTGAGTGCCTTGGTTTACATCATACTGAAATAATTATCCAACAAATTGTAGTCTTATGATGATCGACTAGAAGTTCTTGAACAAAAATGATTAACTAGCATCAGTACTCCCTATGCCATGCTAATTACTCATTTTGAACCAGTTAAAGGGCCAGCAAGTAAAGGATAAGCTAGTTACCAATTAATATTGCTCACGTTTATACAATATATAGCCAGTATCACAAGTGGTACAAAGGCAATCATTGTGTTAGTTTGAGAACATCAACCTCTGAAAATATCAAGTTGAGACATTATAACAAGCTTCCACAAAGTTTGTAGCACAAACAAATTGCTATCATTATACTGAAAAATAGGAATTATTAGATGCACTTTACCTTGTCCCAAGAATGTCCAAGTAGCTCATTAATTGAAATAGCATTCTGTGCATACATCAGGGGAGAGATCCAGTAGCCCCATATCCACCAACTTGGGATGCTATCTGCAACAACAATTGTGTATGTACAGTTTCAATAAAAGTAGACACACAAACAAGAAAGTATTGCATAGGCAAGGTctcaccttttgaaattataaatCCTCCAAGAATCATGACGACCAACATTGCGAAAGATCCAAAAGTATTGGCAACGATCATATTACGACCCAAGGAAGCCATCACACGGAAAAGAGCTAAAGCCATTTGATGAAGAAAGAAAAGCAAAAGGAATTGTGACAGGAATCTGCAGCATAATTATGTCATACAACTACTATATTGTGATTCACCGATATTGaagttattttattcaaaatatgataaaGGATCACCTTGTTATTTGTGGATCATAACCAACTACATAATATGTAACTGCCACCCACATTCCAGTCTCCATAAGTGAAGTTGGAATGCTTAAAATCCAAGAAGGAATTGTATATGTCCAAGCAGGATAAAAGTTCAAGTCCCTGTGCTTGTAGATCACCGGAAGCTTAGTTATCAACAAGGAAACTTCAGTGAACCCATTGAACAGAATCATTATTAAAGCAAAATACAGTGCTCCAACATAGACAATTCCATCATCCACTGAATTACGGTGCATGGTTGTCCGGAAAAAGACCGTCATTGTAATGAGGGCAACAAGCAAAAGCTGCAAAACCAATTAATCATCAAATTAGAGCATCTTTAACATAGTAACCCCAGAGCCTCAAACTATAAAGTACCATTTCAATATTTAACATTTAGGAAACACCATTCCTAAGGTTAGCCAATTGACCCATAGAAACCATATAAATCATGTGGAGACATCAAGTTGAGCATCTAATAACTGATTGTCCTTGTATCATACTATCAGCAAATAGATTTAATTAggggaaaagaagaagaacaagtgaAAGCACAAGATTTCAAGAAAGCCTGGATTGTGTGGCTCTTTATTAATGCCCTTTTAAAGGTTCCAGGAACATCATTTGTCTAACATCAACGGATCCTGTTCATAGTGCTTACTGAAAAGGGTGGTTCAACTTCAACCTAGAAAGATGCTTTCACAATCATTGTCCAAGTAAATATAACTAAAGTTGTTATGCTGGTAAAGCAACTACTGGTAATAATTGTAGATTCTCTAACTCACTCATCTACTCTTGAAAGCAGGAAGGCTGGGAAAAATGATACCTGAATGAACTTGAAGACATAGACAAATGAATTCCTCTTCATTAGTAACAGTTGCCATGCAAAGTTGACCTTAAGAAGGTCAAACCTTCTCTCACCATATCTAGATGTTGACAAAGCTGCAGGATGGTTATTATGTCTGTTATATGGGACAGCTAATTCCTCGGATAACCTCTTACCGACATGAAATGAATTAAAAGCATCTGCAAACTTTGATACAGGTATAAATTGGTATGGACAGTCATCTAGATACCAGTACTGCTGCTGGTCTTTTTTAGATGTAACCTGGAATGTtaaggagaaagaaaaaaaaccaaaaaagtaatatatgttataatatttaGATTTCAAATATTTCAAAACAGAGAAGTTCAATTTCTTACTTCTTGCAAAAAATCAGCAACATTTTTCCGTTCAGGGCACCTAAAGCCCATATAACTAAAGAATTCGACAGCAGCATCACGAGGTCCTTGATAAACAATTTGGCCCTCAGATATAAGAATGATATCATCGAATAACTCATAAGTTTCAGGGGCTGGTTGCAGCAAAGTGATGATTGTGGTTCCATCAAGTGCATGAGTAGAGTGTTTCAGATACTTAATTATTTGGTAAGTGGTTGAACTGTCTAGCCCAGTTGAAATCTCATCCATGAACAAAACTCTAGCTGGCCCTACAAGTAATTCACCTAAAAAGCAGCAAGAAAATTAGATGTATCAttcaaaaaatagaaaacaaaataattcatcaaaacaATTAAGAAAGCATGAaatgagaaataataaaaaaggcaCAAAAGAACATCGGTGACCTACCTGTTGTTAGACGTTTCTTTTGCCCTCCTGATATACCTTTAATCATCTCATCTCCAACAAGTGTGTCAGCACATATATCCAGCCCTAAAATCTTGATTACATGAAATTTAATACTTCAGAAAACACAAAGGCACATAAGATAATCAGTTGGAAGGACAAAAGAATTCTCAAGCAGCCAAAAGGTTGAAAAGAGAATTGCACAAAGTGCCATAAAAGTTGTGCAATTAGCAATGATGTCCAGACACCAGAAAGCTAGACAACAGGAACTTCCCAAGATCCCAAAGTGAACAGTCCATAATTTAATTAGCATCAACCGATGCTTAATTAACAAACCATACTATTAGGTTGTTCTAAGATTCAAGCTTCAACTTGTCATAGTTAAATTTTCAAAAAGGACTCAACCTAAACTGAACTTATGCCAAGGAATACCTGGACAAGTATCTATATGATACCTCACGGACTGAATTACTACTGATGAGAGACAACTTATAGGTCATCCAGTTTGTACTGATGCTACGAGGGAATCTCTATGGTCTTACTTGACCTGGAAAGTGCTTTATGAGGAAGACAAGACAAATTTTAGCCTGAAATACAGACACCAGTTATGTCACAATATGAGCATATAGCTAATTAGTTGGATTTATGTGTACATAGATACAGAATGATATCTACAACCAGATATAATAACTGCATTTAGTACCACATCTGTTTGTTAATGTATACCTTGCATGTATCCAGTACAGTGATTCATATACCATGCATAGTTTGGTGTAGACTTGCAACAAAAACTTAGTTACAATTCAAGCAATTGCTGGTGATAATTTAACATGCCAAAGCAAAAAACGTAACATATAGTGAACTATGCAAAATACACTCATATATTACCCCAGAACAAATATTTTTGTCAAAATAAATGTATATCATTACAACTCACATTTCACTAGAAAACAAGATAGATAGATGTACAACAAGGTTTATTCAAAACCAAGAATCACAAGTATTAAGCAAAGAGTCAATGATTTCACATCATCAATTTATTTAATAGATAATTAGGATTTGACTGCTTTTAAAAGTCagagatactttttttttttttaaaccatgTTTAGAATTGCCAAGATTGAAAATGTAGTCATGCTATCCAATATTAAGATGACCAACAAGCAAGGATAGATAGCCTGAAAAGAGAAGAATAACTATATTTCAGACTGACAGCTTCACGAAAAACATTCAAATGATTGTTTAATTCTCATCCTATAGGGCAAAAAGATGGCATTAAAATCATGCGTCTGTCTACCTTTAGTATATACTCCACTACTAGGTTGGTCTGCTTGCCCTCCAGAGCTAGTGCCttgaaggaaaaaatatataataagcacTTGATACAAGCAACAAGTCCAGAACTACAGCTTCTTCTATGCATGATTACTAACCTTCATAAATAGATCTAGATCCTCATCAGGTTTTATTCCAGCACTCTTTTCTCTCCGTGAAAGTTCCATAAGCATATCTAGTTATTGTTTGATTCTTTAGCTCAAGCTACATGGTTGACATTGTGAAAAAAAGGACTTCAAGTTTATCAACTCACCATATTTAATTCCAACACCTTGACAACGTCCTGCAAATTCTAATGTCTCTCTGACTGTCATCTCTGCAGCATGCCAATCTTGCTGACTAACATAAGCAGATGTTCTTTGAGGAACAAATTCATTCAATTGATGCCCATTGTAAGTAATGTTCCCTGACATCTGAAACAACTTCAGATTTTGGTAACCTGACAAGAAAGACAGAacatggaaaaagaaaagaaatataggagactTTGATCCCTAGAGTTTGGCTCTTTTATATTTGATATATCATGTTCTGCTAGATGGGTAAAGCATTTATGACTGCAAGGTCGCAAGAAACTCTTCTTACAGTCTTCAGTGTAAATGAAGACTTCTGCACTTACATCTAGGCCATGTGATGAGAATACTATGTGATTCATCACATATAATTGCAGTTTCTTACTGAATATCATGAATAAAGATAGCAAACCTGAAGATTGTTCCCTAGTCTTCCAGCAAGTGCCAAAAGCAAAGTTGTCTTTCCGGAGCTTGGTGGACCCAAAAGCAGTGTCATTCTGCAGAAATCCACAAATTTGAGAATCCAGAGCAGATCATTGGCCATGTCAAAAATTTGATTGGTGCTCTATTACCTAGAAGGTCGGATGATCCCACCAATACTATCTAGTATTGTCAATTTCCTCCTCCTACCCGGAAAGATCCTCAGATACCTCATGAAAGCCTTGCCAAGAAAATTTAATATGAGTCCACAGAGAAGATCGACTTTTATACTGAAACCTAGTGTCTGAGCATATGCAATCATGATAACAGGTTTGTTATAAGTTACTTTCTTAACAAGCCTATTGCCAAAAAATAATGCTCTGTAGTTTCTCAGGTTGCTAATATCAGGTTACTAGTTATCTATTTTAATGCATACATTTGTCTGTCACA
This DNA window, taken from Musa acuminata AAA Group cultivar baxijiao chromosome BXJ3-7, Cavendish_Baxijiao_AAA, whole genome shotgun sequence, encodes the following:
- the LOC135642261 gene encoding ABC transporter G family member 31-like isoform X2; translation: MTVRETLEFAGRCQGVGIKYDMLMELSRREKSAGIKPDEDLDLFMKALALEGKQTNLVVEYILKILGLDICADTLVGDEMIKGISGGQKKRLTTGELLVGPARVLFMDEISTGLDSSTTYQIIKYLKHSTHALDGTTIITLLQPAPETYELFDDIILISEGQIVYQGPRDAAVEFFSYMGFRCPERKNVADFLQEVTSKKDQQQYWYLDDCPYQFIPVSKFADAFNSFHVGKRLSEELAVPYNRHNNHPAALSTSRYGERRFDLLKVNFAWQLLLMKRNSFVYVFKFIQLLLVALITMTVFFRTTMHRNSVDDGIVYVGALYFALIMILFNGFTEVSLLITKLPVIYKHRDLNFYPAWTYTIPSWILSIPTSLMETGMWVAVTYYVVGYDPQITRFLSQFLLLFFLHQMALALFRVMASLGRNMIVANTFGSFAMLVVMILGGFIISKDSIPSWWIWGYWISPLMYAQNAISINELLGHSWDKKVAKDNITLGESALKEYGMFTESYWFWIGICALFGYTILFNILFTLFLTYLNPLGKQQAVVSKSELQEREKRRKGEKLVIELRSYLSPNIQTGTNGKELQKGMVLPFQPLSMSFSNINYYVDVPLELKQQGILEDRLQLLVNVTGAFRPSVLTALVGVSGAGKTTLMDVLAGRKTGGYIEGSITISGFPKNQATFARISGYCEQNDVHSPCMTVIESLLFSAWLRLPSHVDPDTRRVFVKEVMELVELTSLSGALVGLPGINGLSTEQRKRLTIAVELVANPSIVFMDEPTSGLDARAAAIVMRTVRNIVNTGRTIVCTIHQPSIDIFESFDELLFMKHGGELIYAGPLGPKSRKLVEFFEAIPGVPKIKDGYNPAAWMLEVTSLMLENRLGMDFADYYRKSKLFRQNKDLVENLSKPNSETKELSFPTKYSQSFLAQYRACLWKQNLSYWRNPQYTAVRFFYTVIISLMFGTICWGFGSKRQKQQDIFNAMGSMYAAVLFIGITNATAVQPVVSIERFVSYRERAAGMYSALPFAFAQVSIEFPYVLVQTLVYGTIFYCMGSFEWSLAKYLWYIFFMYFTLLYFTFFGMMTIAITPNHTVAPIIAAPFYTLWNLFSGFMITHQRIPGWWRWYYWADPISWTLYGLLTSQFGDVDAPMNLSDGIHSMSIKLFLKHHFGFRHEFLGVVAVMVVGFCVLFAVVFALAIKYLNFQRR
- the LOC135642261 gene encoding ABC transporter G family member 31-like isoform X1 — its product is MWNATEAVFSRSSSFRECGEDDEEALRWAALERLPTYSRVRRGIFRAAAGDYSEVDVARLSSGDRTALIDRLLGDPGDAEHFFRRIRQRFDAVNLEFPKIEVRFQELKVDAYVHVGSRALPTIPNFIFNMTEAFMRYLRIFPGRRRKLTILDSIGGIIRPSRMTLLLGPPSSGKTTLLLALAGRLGNNLQMSGNITYNGHQLNEFVPQRTSAYVSQQDWHAAEMTVRETLEFAGRCQGVGIKYDMLMELSRREKSAGIKPDEDLDLFMKALALEGKQTNLVVEYILKILGLDICADTLVGDEMIKGISGGQKKRLTTGELLVGPARVLFMDEISTGLDSSTTYQIIKYLKHSTHALDGTTIITLLQPAPETYELFDDIILISEGQIVYQGPRDAAVEFFSYMGFRCPERKNVADFLQEVTSKKDQQQYWYLDDCPYQFIPVSKFADAFNSFHVGKRLSEELAVPYNRHNNHPAALSTSRYGERRFDLLKVNFAWQLLLMKRNSFVYVFKFIQLLLVALITMTVFFRTTMHRNSVDDGIVYVGALYFALIMILFNGFTEVSLLITKLPVIYKHRDLNFYPAWTYTIPSWILSIPTSLMETGMWVAVTYYVVGYDPQITRFLSQFLLLFFLHQMALALFRVMASLGRNMIVANTFGSFAMLVVMILGGFIISKDSIPSWWIWGYWISPLMYAQNAISINELLGHSWDKKVAKDNITLGESALKEYGMFTESYWFWIGICALFGYTILFNILFTLFLTYLNPLGKQQAVVSKSELQEREKRRKGEKLVIELRSYLSPNIQTGTNGKELQKGMVLPFQPLSMSFSNINYYVDVPLELKQQGILEDRLQLLVNVTGAFRPSVLTALVGVSGAGKTTLMDVLAGRKTGGYIEGSITISGFPKNQATFARISGYCEQNDVHSPCMTVIESLLFSAWLRLPSHVDPDTRRVFVKEVMELVELTSLSGALVGLPGINGLSTEQRKRLTIAVELVANPSIVFMDEPTSGLDARAAAIVMRTVRNIVNTGRTIVCTIHQPSIDIFESFDELLFMKHGGELIYAGPLGPKSRKLVEFFEAIPGVPKIKDGYNPAAWMLEVTSLMLENRLGMDFADYYRKSKLFRQNKDLVENLSKPNSETKELSFPTKYSQSFLAQYRACLWKQNLSYWRNPQYTAVRFFYTVIISLMFGTICWGFGSKRQKQQDIFNAMGSMYAAVLFIGITNATAVQPVVSIERFVSYRERAAGMYSALPFAFAQVSIEFPYVLVQTLVYGTIFYCMGSFEWSLAKYLWYIFFMYFTLLYFTFFGMMTIAITPNHTVAPIIAAPFYTLWNLFSGFMITHQRIPGWWRWYYWADPISWTLYGLLTSQFGDVDAPMNLSDGIHSMSIKLFLKHHFGFRHEFLGVVAVMVVGFCVLFAVVFALAIKYLNFQRR